AGCGAGACGGCGGGCGGATCGAGCACCGTCGCCACCAATTCCACCCGCCATTCGCGCTTGAGCGTCTCCAGTTCGCCTCGCAGATGCTGGGTCTTCGCCAGCGGCAAATGGAGGACGGCCCCCATCGAGACGCGGAGGATCCGCCGGGAAAAAGGCTCCGCACACCGCTCGCCCAGGATGACAGCATCAACGCCGAAGGCGGCGGCCGACCGAAAAACCAGGCCGATGTTGTCCGGCTTGGTGATCTGGGGGCAGATCACTAAAACAAGCGGTCCTGGCTTGTCCGGTGGCGGCAACACATCCCTGACCGACGGCAGAATCCGCCTCTTACCGACCGCCAGAACCCCCTGATGGAACTGATATCCCACCACTTGATAGAGAAGTTCTCGGGGACCTACGTAAACTGGGATGGCTGCCGGAATCTGGTCGATAAATCGGTCGGCGCAATCCTCAGAAAGGAGAACGGACTCCGTTTCATAGCGGCTTTTGAGCAGTCGCTCCGTAACCAGCCATCCCTCCGTGATGAAGATCGATTCCCCTCGGAGTGTTCGTTCTGGGAGGTTGCGGTAGGGAGCCAGACGTGGATCATCCCACGAGTCAACGCGAATCACCTCGCGAGGCATAAGTTGGAAAAAGCCCTCCTCACTTCTGCTCCCTGCCGAACAGTTGAAATTCCCCGATCGTCGGCCCTTCTGTCGCCTTCAAAATGTTGAGGCGAAACCGCTGCGCCATCACCTCGGAGAAGCG
This is a stretch of genomic DNA from Thermogutta terrifontis. It encodes these proteins:
- a CDS encoding TrmH family RNA methyltransferase; amino-acid sequence: MPREVIRVDSWDDPRLAPYRNLPERTLRGESIFITEGWLVTERLLKSRYETESVLLSEDCADRFIDQIPAAIPVYVGPRELLYQVVGYQFHQGVLAVGKRRILPSVRDVLPPPDKPGPLVLVICPQITKPDNIGLVFRSAAAFGVDAVILGERCAEPFSRRILRVSMGAVLHLPLAKTQHLRGELETLKREWRVELVATVLDPPAVSLPDFTPPERLGLLFGHETEGLSEGWEDLCDHRVTIPMSPLVDSLNLGVAAGVFLYEIRRSALSRRCSPVPGTALPSTSDR